The nucleotide window CATCACCCTGACTAGTCTTTCAGGCGATGTGTGCTGGAAGACGTTCAGGATCTTCCAGTGGTGCGAGCGCAAAGAGAGCCCCCGGAAGATCGTCTTCCGGGGGTTTTTTTATAGGCTGACGCAACCCAAAACGCTTCAGACAGGATTGAATAAGAGGACAGGAACCATGTTAGATAACACCCGTTTACGCATAGCTATGCAGAAATCCGGCCGTTTGAGTGATGAATCACGCGAACTGCTGGCGCGCTGCGGCATCAAAATTAACCTTCAGCAGCAGCGTCTGATTGCGTTTGCGGAGAACATGCCTATCGACATCCTGCGCGTGCGCGATGACGATATTCCCGGCCTGGTGATGGATGGCGTGGTTGATCTGGGGATTGTCGGTGAAAACGTGCTGGAAGAAGAGCTGCTGACGCGCCGCGCCCAGGGCGAAGACCCACGCTACTTCACGCTGCGTCGCCTGGATTTTGGCGGCTGCCGCTTGTCACTGGCGATGCCGGTTGACGAAACCTACACCGGCCCGCAATGCCTGAATAACGCCCGTATCGCCACCTCTTATCCACACCTGCTGAAGAAATATCTTGATAAACAAGGCGTCGCCTTCAAATCCTGCCTGCTTAACGGCTCGGTGGAGGTCGCGCCGCGTGCCGGTCTGGCCGATGCGATTTGTGATCTGGTCTCCACCGGCGCCACGCTGGAAGCCAACGGCCTGCGCGAAGTTGAAGTGATCTACCGCTCCAAAGCGGTGCTGATTCAGCGTGACGGCGAGCTGCCGGCGGCAAAACAGGAGCTGGTGGACAAAATGATGACGCGTATTCAGGGCGTCATTAAAGCGCGTGAATCCAAATACATCATGCTGCACGCGCCGAGCGAACGGCTGGAAGAGGTGATTGCGCTGCTGCCCGGCGCAGAGCGTCCAACCGTGCTGCCGCTGGCGGGTGAAGTCAGCCGCGTGGCGATGCATATGGTGAGCAGTGAAACCCTGTTCTGGGAAACCATGGAAAAACTGAAGGCGCTGGGTGCCAGCTCTATTCTCGTACTGCCAATCGAAAAAATGCTGGAGTAAGCCGATGAGCACTCTGATGAAACCAATCAGCTGGCAGGCGTGCAGCCCCGAACAGCAGCAGGCGCTGCTGCAGCGTCCGGCCATTTCCGCTTCCGCCAGCATCAGCGAAACCGTGCAAAACGTGCTGGTTAGCGTGAAGCAGGATGGCGATGCCGCGCTGCGTGCGTTCAGCGCGCGCTTTGATAAAGCCCAGCCAGAGAACCTGCGCGTCTCCGCCGCAGAGATGCAGGCGGCCGCAGATCGCCTCAGCGATGAACTAAAGCAGGCAATGGCCGTCGCCGTCAGCAATATTGAAACCTTCCACAACGCCCAGATTCTGCCAGCAGTGGATGTGGAAACGCAGCCCGGCGTCCGCTGCCAGCAAATCACGCGTCCGGTAGACTCGGTTGGCCTGTATATTCCCGGCGGATCCGCCCCGCTGTTCTCTACGGTACTGATGCTGGCTACGCCGGCGCGCATTGCCGGCTGCCGTCGAGTGGTGCTTTGCTCACCCCCGCCGGTGGCAGATGAAATTCTCTATGCGGCACAGTTGTGCGGCATAGAAGAAGTGTTTCAGGTGGGCGGTGCGCAGGCCATTGCCGCCCTCGCCTTTGGCACGGAAACCGTGCCGAAAGTGGACAAGATTTTCGGGCCGGGCAACGCCTGGGTGACGGAAGCCAAGCGCCAGGTCAGCCAGCGTCTCGACGGGGCCGCCATTGATATGCCGGCCGGTCCGTCAGAAGTCCTGGTGATCGCAGATGACGGCGCCACGCCGGCGTTTGTTGCCGCCGATCTCCTGTCGCAGGCCGAGCACGGCCCCGATTCGCAGGTGATCCTGCTGACGCCTTCCCCGCAGCTGGCCGAAGAGGTGGCGCTGGCGGTGGAACAACAGCTGGCACAGCTGCCGCGCGCGGCAACCGCCCGCCAGGCGCTGGCAAGCAGCCGCCTGATTGTGGCGCACGATCTCGCGCAGTGCGTGGCGATCTCCAACCAGTACGGCCCGGAGCACCTGATTATCCAGACGCGCCAGCCGCGCGCGCTGGTGGACGATATCACCAGCGCCGGCTCGGTGTTCCTTGGCGACTGGTCACCGGAATCCGCCGGTGATTACGCCTCCGGCACCAACCACGTGCTGCCAACCTATGGCTATACCGCCACCTGCTCCAGCCTCGGCCTGGCGGATTTCCAGAAGCGTATGACGGTCCAGGAGCTGAGCCCGCAGGGCTTCCTGAACCTGGCCGCGACCATTGAGACGCTGGCCGCGGCAGAACAGCTGGATGCCCACAAAAACGCCGTGACGCTGCGCGTCGCCGCACTGAAGGAGCAAGCATGAGCAACAACGTGGAAGATCTGGCCCGCGCTAACGTGCGCGCGCTGACCCCTTATCAGTCCGCGCGTCGCCTCGGCGGTAATGGCGACGTCTGGCTGAACGCCAATGAATTTCCGCTGCCGGTGCCGTTTGAGCTGTCGCAGCAGACGCTGAATCGCTATCCGGAGTGCCAGCCGAAACAGGTGATTGAACGCTATGCGGCCTATGCCGGCGTGACACCTGAGCAGGTGCTGGTCAGCCGCGGCGCCGATGAAGGCATCGAGCTGCTGATGCGCGCCTTCTGCGAGCCCGGCAAAGACGCCATTCTGTTCTGTCCGCCGACCTATGGCATGTACAGCGTCAGTGCGGAAACCATCGGCATTGAATACCGTACCGTACCGGCCCGCGATGACTGGCAGCTCAACCTGCCGGCGATTGCGGAGCAGCTTGACGGTGTAAAAGTGGTCTACCTGTGCAGCCCGAATAACCCGACCGGCAACCTGATTAACCCGGACGATATCCGCCAGCTGCTGACGCTGACGGCCGGCAAAGCGCTGGTGGTAGCGGATGAAGCCTATATTGAATTTTGCCCGCAGGCCACGCTGGCCGGCTGGTTAGCAACCTATCCGCACCTGGTCATTCTGCGCACGCTGTCAAAAGCGTTCGCGCTGGCCGGCCTGCGCTGCGGTTTTACCCTGGCGAACAAGCCGGTAATCGATCTGCTGATGAAGGTGATTGCCCCCTATCCGCTGGCCACGCCGGTGGCCGATGTGGCTGCCCAGGCGCTGAGCGAACAGGGTATCGCCCTGATGCGTCAGCACGTCGCTAAGCTCAATGCCAGCCGCGACTGGTTATGCGCGCAGCTGCCGCAGCTGAGCGTGGTGCAGCAGGTATTCCCGAGCGAGACCAACTACATCCTCGCGCGCTTCACGGATTCACCCGCCGTGTTTAAATCCCTGTGGGATCAGGGCATTATTCTGCGCGACCAAAATAAAAACCCTGGCCTGGCGGGATGTCTGCGCATCTCTATCGGCACCCGTAAAGAGTGCGAGCGCCTGATCGCCGCGCTGCAAGCCTTATCAGTGGAGCAAGCATGAGTCAGAAGACCCTTTTCATCGATCGCGACGGCACGATCATCGCCGAGCCACCGGAAGATTTCCAGGTGGACCGCATGGAGAAGCTGGCGTTTGAAAAAAACGCGATCCCGGCCCTGCTGGCGCTGCAAAACGCCGGCTATCAGCTGGTGATGATCACCAATCAGGATGGCCTTGGCACCGACAGTTTCCCGCAGGCTGATTTTGACGGTCCGCACAACCTGATGATGCAGATTCTGACCTCGCAGGGCGTGCAGTTCAGTGATGTGCTGATCTGCCCGCACAAGCCGGAAGATAACTGTGACTGCCGCAAGCCGAAGACCAAAATGGTGGAAGCCTGGCTGGCAGACGGCGTGCTGGACAGCGCGCACAGCTATGTGATTGGCGATCGCGTGACCGATCTGCAGCTGGCAGAGAACATGGGCATTCAGGGCCTGCGCTACGGTGCAGAAGGCCTGGACTGGGATGCTATTCAGACCCAGCTGACCCGGCGCGACCGCTATGCCCGGGTTAACCGCAACACCAAAGAGACGCAGATTCAGGTTGAAGTGTGGCTGGACCGCGAAGGCGGCAGCAAAATCAACACCGGCGTCGGCTTCTTTGACCATATGCTGGATCAGATTGCGGTACACGGCGGTTTCCGCATGAACATTGATGTTAAAGGCGATCTCTACATTGACGATCACCACACCGTGGAAGATACCGGCCTGGCGCTGGGCGAAGCGCTGCTGAAAGCGCTGGGTGACAAGCGCGGCATTGGCCGTTTTGGTTTTGTCCTGCCGATGGATGAGTGTCTGGCGCGCTGCGCGCTGGATATCTCCGGCCGGCCGCACCTGGAGTACAAAGCGGAGTTCAGCTACCAGCGCGTGGGCGATCTGAGCACCGAGATGGTCGAGCACTTTTTCCGCTCGCTCTCTTACGCCATGATGAGCACGCTGCACCTGAAAACCAAAGGCCGCAACGATCATCATCGCGTGGAAAGCCTGTTTAAAGCCTTTGGCCGCACGCTGCGCCAGGCGATTCGCGTTGAGGGCAACACCCTGCCGAGCTCGAAAGGAGTGCTGTGATGAATGTGGTGATCCTTGATACCGGCTGCGCCAATCTCTCTTCCGTGAAGTGGGCGATTGAGCGCCTGGGCTACACGCCCACCGTAAGCCGCGATCCGGATGTTGTGCTGCGCGCCGATAAGCTGCTGCTGCCGGGCGTGGGCACCGCGCAGGCCGCCATGAACCAGCTGCAGGAGCGCGCGCTGATCGAGCTGATCAAAGCCTGTACGCAGCCGGTGCTGGGCATCTGCCTGGGTATGCAGCTGCTGGGACGCGGCAGCGATGAAAACGGCGGCGTGCCCACGCTGGGCATTGTCGATGAACCGGTGACGCTGATGGATACGCAGGGTCTGCCGCTGCCGCACATGGGCTGGAACCAGATCACCGCGCGGGCCGGTCACCATCTGTTCCGCGATATTCCGGACGGCAGCTACTTCTACTTCGTGCACAGCTACGCTATGCCGGTTAATGCCGCCACCATCGCCCAGTGCGACTATGGCCTGCCGTTCACCGCCGCGCTGCAAAAAGATAACTTCTTCGGCGTGCAGTTCCATCCGGAGCGTTCAGGCAAAGCCGGCGCGCAGCTGCTGAAAAACTTCCTGGAGATGTGATGATTATCCCCGCTTTAGATTTAATTGACGGCAACGTGGTTCGCCTGCATCAGGGCGACTATGGCCAGCAGCGTGATTACGGCAACGCCCCCCTGCTGCGCCTGCAGGATTATGAACGTCAGGGCGCGGAGCTGCTGCATCTGGTGGATTTAACCGGTGCAAAAGACCCGGCGCTGCGCCAGATCCCGCTGCTGACCCAGCTGCTGCGCGGCGTCAGCGTGCCGGTGCAGGTTGGCGGCGGCATCCGCAGCCGTGACGATGTGGCGGCGCTGCTGGCAGCCGGCGCCACGCGCGTAGTGGTCGGCTCTACGGCCGTCAAAGAGCCGGAAGCCGTAAAGGCCTGGTTCACCGAATTTGGCGCTGACGCGATGGTACTGGCGCTGGATGTGCGCATCGATGCCGGCAACCGCAAAGAGGTGGCGATCAGCGGCTGGCAGGAAGCGGCCGGCGTGACGCTGGAAGAGGTGATTAGCTGGTATCAGCCGGTGGGGCTGAAACACGTGCTGTGTACGGATATCTCACGCGATGGCACCCTCAGCGGCTCCAACGTGGCGCTGTATCAGGAGGTGTCCGCTGCCTTCCCGACCATCGCGTTTCAGTCCTCCGGCGGCATTGGCTCGCTGGCGGACATCGCCGCGCTGCGCGGCAGTGGTGCACAGGGCGTGATCGTGGGTCGCGCCCTGCTGGAAGGCAAATTTACAGTGGCGGAGGCAATCACATGCTGGCAAAACGGATAATTCCCTGTCTGGACGTGCGCGACGGTCAGGTGGTCAAAGGCGTGCAGTTCCGCAATCACGAAATCATCGGTGACATCGTGCCCTTGGCGCAGCGTTATGCGCAGGAAGGCGCCGATGAGCTGGTGTTTTACGATATCACCGCCTCGTCGGATGGTCGCGTTGTGGATAAAAGCTGGGTGTCACGCGTGGCAGAAGTGATCGACATTCCCTTCTGCGTGGCGGGCGGTATCAAAAGCGAAGAGGATGCGGCACGCATTCTGCAGTTCGGCGCGGACAAGATCTCTATTAACTCGCCTGCACTGGCCGATCCTTCCCTGATCACCCGGCTGGCCGATCGCTTTGGCGTGCAGTGTATTGTGGTGGGCATTGACACCTGGTTCGACGAAGCCAGCGGGAAATACCACGTCAACCAGTATACCGGTGATGAAGCGCGTACCCGGGTGACGCAGTGGGAAACCCTCGACTGGGTGCAGGAAGTGCAGAAGCTGGGCGCCGGCGAAATCGTACTGAATATGATGAACCAGGATGGCGTACGTAACGGTTACGACCTGGTGCAGCTGAAAAAGGTGCGCGAAGTGTGTCACGTGCCGCTGATCGCTTCTGGTGGCGCGGGCACCCTGCCGCACTTCCTGGAGGCCTTTGAACAGGCAAACGTTGACGGTGCGCTGGCCGCTTCGGTGTTTCACAAACAAATTATCAATATCGGGGCGTTAAAAAACTTCCTGATCGACAACGGTGTGGAGATTCGCGCGTGTTAACTGCAGAACAACTGGCCAGCCTGGATTGGGCCAAAACCGCGGGCATGATGCCCGCCATTATTCAGCACAGCGTCTCCGGCGAAGTGCTGATGCACGGCTATATGAACGAGGAGGCGCTGCAGAAAACGCTGGCGGACGGCAATGTCACCTTTTTCTCGCGCACAAAAAACCGGCTGTGGACCAAAGGCGAAACCTCCGGCCACTTTTTGCAGGTGGTCAGCATCACGCCGGACTGCGATAACGATACGCTGCTGATTCTGGCTAACCCGATTGGCCCGACCTGCCATCTGGGCACCTCCAGCTGCTTCTCGCCTGCGGCACCGGACTGGACGTTCCTGTATCAGCTGGAGCAGTTACTGGCTTCGCGCAAAAGCGCCGACCCGGCCAGCTCCTACACCGCGAAGCTGTATGCCAGCGGTACCAAGCGTATCGCACAGAAGGTGGGAGAAGAAGGTGTGGAGACCGCACTGGCTGCCACCGTGAACGATCGCCATGAGCTGACCAACGAAGCCTCTGACCTGCTCTATCACCTGCTGGTGCTGCTGCAGGATCAGGATCTGGACCTCAGCACCATCATCAACAACCTGCGCGCACGCCATAAATAACGGTTGTGCATCATGCTGCTCAAAACGGGTTTTTTCGCGCGATTTTGAGCAGCATACTTCTCGTAAGAACGCGAGAAAACGCGTCGCTACCCTTCTCTGCGCTTGTCACACGCGGTACCTGTTATATCGCTGCGCAATGTATCGCGCTTAATCAGGATGGAAAAAAAACATGACCACTCATGAAAAACTCATTGCCCTGCTCGACCAGCACAACGCCAGATATCGCATCCTGGAACATGCAGCGATCGGTAAATGTGAAGCCGTGGCCGCCATCCGGGGAACGGAAGTGGGACAAGGTGCCAAAGCGCTGGTGTGTCACGTCAAGGGCAACGGCAGTAAACAGCATGTGCTGGCGGTGCTGCCGGCTGACCAGCAGGCGGACCTGAGCAAAGTGGCCGCCGCCGTCGGCGGACGTCGCGCGTCGCTGGCTTCCCCGGCGGAGGTGGCTGCGCTGACCGGTTGCGTGTTCGGTGCCATCCCGCCGTTCAGCTTTCATGCGGATTTACAGCTGGTGGTCGACCCGCTGCTGTTTACGCGCTACGACGACATCGCCTTTAATGCCGGGCTGCTGGAACGATCGGTGGTGCTCAACGTGGCGGATTATCAGCGGCTGCATAATGGTAACGTGATGAAAATAATCCTCTAATTGCCTTGCGCCAGACTGAGCGGTACTCTCGGAATTCAACATCATGACAAAAGAAGACCGAGACTATGGCACTTTCCCCGTTGACTACCCGCCTGCGCCACACGCTGGCGCTGGCCTTGCTGGCTGGCTGCGCCTTTGCTGCACAGGCAAAGATTGATCAGGTGCGCTTTGCCGTCGATCCCACTTATCCCCCTTTTGAATCCAAAACGCCGCAGGGCCAGCTGGTGGGGTTTGATATCGACCTTGGCAACGCGCTGTGCGCACAAATGCAGGCCCGCTGCGTCTGGGTGGAGAGCCAGTTTGACGGCATGATCCCGGCGCTGAAAGCGCGTAAATTCGACGCCATCCTTTCTGACATGGGCATCACCGAAGAGCGCCTGAAGCAGATCGACTTCACCGTACCGCTGTACGACACTCATACGCAGCTGATTGCGCGTAAGGGTTCCGGCCTGCTGCCAACTGCGGAATCGCTGAAAGGCAAAACCGTGGGCGTGGAACAGGGCACGGTGCAGGAGCGCTATGCGCTGGCGAAATGGCAGCCGCACGGCGTGAACGTGGTGCCATACGGTGACCAGGCACAGGTGGAGAGCGATCTGGTTTCCGGCCGTCTTGACGCCGTGTTTACCGATGCCGCGCAGGCTGCTATCGGCTTCCTGCAGCATCCGCAGGGCAAAGCGTTTGAGCTGGCTGGCCCGATTGTTCAGGACCCGATTATCGGCCCCGGCACCGCCATCGGACTGCGTAAAGGCGATACCGAACTGAAAACCGCGCTGGATAACGCCTTCGCAGAAATCAAAAAGAATGGCACCTTCGATCAGTTGCAGAAAAAATACTTCGCCACGGATATTTCCATCCGGCAGTGAGTGATTCAGGGACGTTATGCCGTTCAGACCCGCGCTGAACTGGCATAGCGTCTGTTGCCGCGCGGCGCGCTTTATCGCGTGCTCCAGGCTGCGCCGATAGCAGGCACGCAGCATGCGTTTCAGGTCTTTGAGAGAGAGTATTTATCGTTAAGTCGCTCTTTTTTTGACGACAACTATAATTTTCTTCATCACGTCAGGCACGACAAAACGTGTGCCGTACTACAGGACAAGGACAGCGTTATGCAACAACAACATCATCCCCTGCTGAGTGCCACGCTAGGCACCCAGCGCGAAATCGTCAGCTTTCATTTTGGTTCTGATTCTCAACAGCGCGTCTACATCCAGGCGGGCCTGCACGGCGATGAGCTGCCGGGTATGGCGGTGGCCTGGTATCTGAAGCAGAAACTGCTGGCGCTGGAATCCGCCGGCCGGCTCAAATCCAAGGTGACACTGGTGCCGGTTGCCAATCCGTTAGCGCTGGGCCAGCACTGGCACGGTACGCATCTGGGACGTTTTCATACTCTCTCTGGTCAGGACTTCAACCGCCGCTTCCCGGCGCTGGGTGACAAACTGGCCGCCGAGCTGGCAGGCTCGCTGACGCAGAGCGAATATGAAAACAGACGCCTGATCCGTGACGCCATCGATCGCTACTATCGCGATACCATCGCCCGGAGCGAACTGGAAGCCCAGCGCTTCACCCTGATGCGCATGGCCAGCCAGGCGGACCTGATGATTGACCTGCACTGCGACTGGGATGCGCTGCCACATCTCTATACCACGCCGCACGCGTGGCCCGACATTGAACCGCTGGCGCGCTGGCTGGGCAGTGAAGTGCAGCTGCTGGCTCAAATCTCCGGCGGCGAGCCTTTCGACGAAGCGTGCTGCGAACCCTGGCTGACGCTGGCTGAGCGTTTTGGCAAGGACTACCCAATGCCGCGCGGCCTGCTGCCGGTGACGCTGGAGTTGCGCGGTGTGGCGGACGTTTCACCTGAACAGGCAGAGAAAGATGCCGACAATATTATCAACGCGCTGATTGAAGGCGGCTACGTGGCCGGTGAAGTGGGTGAATCTCCTGCCCTGATCCATCCGCCAACGGCGCTCTCGGGCTGCGAATATATTCATGCGCCCTATTCCGGCTTACTGTTCAACCGCAGGGCGTTAGGAGAGTGGATTAATGCCGGTGAAGTGGTCGCCGAAGTCGTCGATCCGATTACGGACTACGTTACGCCGCTGGTGGCTGAGTATGGCGGGGTGCTGTACGCCAGAAACCTGACTAAGTTTGTCACGGCCGGGATGCTGGTGGTGCGACTGGCGGGAGAGAACGCGGGGCGTAAGGGTGAGTTGCTGGTGATGTAAGAAAAAAGGCTTCCCGAAGGAAGCCTTTTTACACTTAGTCCAGCCACTCAGTGTGGAACACACCGTCTTTATCAATGCGCTTGTACGTATGCGCACCGAAGTAGTCACGCTGCGCCTGAATCAGGTTGGCAGGCAGCACTTCTGAGCGATAGCTGTCGTAGTAAGCGATAGCGGCAGAGAAGGTTGGCGTTGGGATACCATTCTGAATAGCGTAAGACACGACATCACGCAGTGCCTGCTGGTATTCGTCTGCAATGTTCTTGAAGTAAGGATCCAGCAGCAGGTTCGCAATGTTGGCGTCTTTGGCATAGGCATCGGTAATCTTCTGCAGGAACTGGGCGCGGATAATGCAGCCGGCGCGGAAGATCTTGGCGATTTCACCGTAGTGCAGATCCCATTTGTTCTCTTCAGAAGCCGCACGCAGCTGCGAGAAGCCCTGCGCATAAGAGACAATCTTGCCGAGGTACAGCGCGCGGCGGACTTTCTCAATAAATTCCGCTTTGTCGCCGCTAAAGGCCTGTGCCTGAGGGCCGCTCAGCACTTTAGACGCGGCTACACGCTGCGATTTCAGAGAAGAGAGGTAACGGGCAAATACGGATTCTGTGATCAGCGATAGCGGCTCACCGAGGTCCAGCGAACTCTGGCTGGTCCATTTACCGGTACCTTTGTTGGCGGCTTCATCCAGGATGACATCGACCAGATAATTACCCTCTTCATCTTTTTTGGTGAAGATATCTTTAGTGATGTCAATCAGATAGCTGCTCAGCTCACCGTTGTTCCAGTCGGTGAACGTTTTGGCCAGCTCTTCATTGTTCAGACCCAGCGCACCTTTCAGTAAAGCGTAGGCTTCTGCAATCAGTTGCATATCGCCGTATTCAATCCCGTTGTGCACCATCTTGACGTAGTGACCCGCGCCGTCCGGACCGATGTAGGTAACGCAGGCTTCACCGTCTTCAGCACGTGCGGCGATCTGATCGAGGATCGGAGCAACCAGCTCATAGGCTTCTTTCTGGCCGCCAGGCATGATGGATGGGCCTTTCAGTGCGCCCTCTTCACCGCCGGAAACGCCGGTACCGATGAAGTTGAAGCCCTGATCGGACAGTTCTTTGTTACGACGAATCGTGTCTTTGTAGAAGGTGTTACCACCGTCAATCAGGATGTCGCCTTTATCAAGATGTGGCGTCAGGGAAGCGATCGTCTTATCTGTTGCTTCACCGGCCTGCACCATCAGCAGGATACGACGTGGTTTTTCCAGGGATTCAACAAACTCTTCAACAGTATAAAAAGGGGCCAGTTTCTTGCCTGGATTCTCAGCAATCACTTCATCCGTTTTTTCACGAGAACGGTTGAAAATGGAAACAGTGTAACCGCGGCTCTCAATGTTAAGAGCCAAATTGCGGCCCATCACTGCCATACCTACAACGCCGATCTGTTGCTTGGACATTACATACTCCTGTCTAATGGAAACTGATATACCTTTTCTAACATTAAGATATAAAAACCTCAATGAAAGGATTTCTAAGAGCACAAAAAAACATCACCTGCATCGACATATATTATCTACGCATAAAATGCCGTTTATAAATCATTGCTATATCAATAATAAGAGCAAGAAAATTTCGATTTAAAAAAGATAAATCTTTTCTCTTCCTGACCCCATCACTCCATTGATTTGCAATAATAAAACTAATTAGCTCGCGCCTTTTTTGCCAGTTAAATACAGCTCTGGCAATATCAGAAACTGAAGGCGCAAGCTTCTTGTTAACATAACCGCCGAGACCAAAAGTTTCGTTATGAGTAAGATTACTGAACGTGTCATTAAGCTTATCGCTTGTACCAGTAATAAGATCTTCCCAGATTTTCATAGCTAAAGGTCTTAGATCTTTACTGGTGATAACATTTATAGCAACAGCTTCTTTCCAGTGTTCGAGAGATGAGAGAATACCGAGCTGGAAACTTTCAGTAAAGTTTTCCCAAGCCTTATTTTCCTCATTGTCAACCTTCCTGATAGCTTCAGTTACTCCATCTTTAGATTTATAACCAATAACGCTACCTGAAGGTGAATTAGTTATCATCTCTATTGGTGCAACTGAATCAAGGAAATGTGGCATTTCATTAGAAATGTTAAGATCGGGGCCATATGCGTATTTGATGCTATTGGATGGTTGGTCATTTAAGAACTTTGCCAAACCTAAATATATACCATGCAAATTAACGTTAGGTAGAACTAGAGCAATATTATCCTGAATAGTCCCTCTCCAGCCAACATCTACGACACAAACATTCTGCATCTCATTGCGTAAGCCTTTGGAAGACAAATATGAAATTAGTTGTTCCCTTTTATCTGAACAATGGCTGGCTACTATTTGAATAAAATCGTTGTCTTTAAATAAATTTTGTACTCTCTCATCCTGCCATGGATAACGAATAATTTCTTCTGGCTGTATGGAATACTTACTCAATAGATTCCTGAATAGGTCAGGCTCAATGTCCAGCGTCTTGAACAGAGCGTTCATCGATTGTGAACTATAAAGATTCCATATTCGCATCATTTCATTGATACTAACCGTAGTAACAGATGCTGAAAATGTAGCTAATCGGCTAACCTCGAGGAGGTTATATTCCGGAAATTTAATACCCGGTAAATCCACTTGTAATTTAGCAAGGATTATTTTGAATGCTTTTATAAAAAACTCACCTTCCCTAGTAAAAAAGAAGATTTTATCACATTTGTTTTCAATTGCCTTTTCAAGAATAAAGAGAACGTAACCTAATATAAATGGTGAACACTTAACACCAAGCTTAAACACATCATCCGAGCTACCCTTTTCAAAGCTTGTCAGTTCAGACTCTATCTTTAAAAGGATATTCTCATAAAGAATATTACTATCGTTAAATTGCAATTCATGTTCTTGTCTGGTTTGATGAGCTTTTGCAGGCATAAAATGAATAGTTTTGATGCCACGCTTTTCAGGCTGAATTTTATCAGACCATTCATTGTCACCTATATGTAACCATTCATTACTATTAATTTGGTATTTTTCTTTTAAAAAGTCAAAGAGACGGCCGGACCTTTTATTTAATTTTATATCTGCGGAAGAAAAACCTTCTGAAACCAAATGACCGAGCCCATTTTTGTCTATCAGTTTCTTCAATCGTACATCAGACATATAAAAGTCGGATAAAAAATATGTCATTTCAGAGGGATTATCCTCAAGTAACGAGGCAATAT belongs to Candidatus Pantoea soli and includes:
- the hisIE gene encoding bifunctional phosphoribosyl-AMP cyclohydrolase/phosphoribosyl-ATP diphosphatase HisIE; this encodes MLTAEQLASLDWAKTAGMMPAIIQHSVSGEVLMHGYMNEEALQKTLADGNVTFFSRTKNRLWTKGETSGHFLQVVSITPDCDNDTLLILANPIGPTCHLGTSSCFSPAAPDWTFLYQLEQLLASRKSADPASSYTAKLYASGTKRIAQKVGEEGVETALAATVNDRHELTNEASDLLYHLLVLLQDQDLDLSTIINNLRARHK
- a CDS encoding YbaK/prolyl-tRNA synthetase associated domain-containing protein, whose amino-acid sequence is MTTHEKLIALLDQHNARYRILEHAAIGKCEAVAAIRGTEVGQGAKALVCHVKGNGSKQHVLAVLPADQQADLSKVAAAVGGRRASLASPAEVAALTGCVFGAIPPFSFHADLQLVVDPLLFTRYDDIAFNAGLLERSVVLNVADYQRLHNGNVMKIIL
- a CDS encoding ABC transporter substrate-binding protein — its product is MALSPLTTRLRHTLALALLAGCAFAAQAKIDQVRFAVDPTYPPFESKTPQGQLVGFDIDLGNALCAQMQARCVWVESQFDGMIPALKARKFDAILSDMGITEERLKQIDFTVPLYDTHTQLIARKGSGLLPTAESLKGKTVGVEQGTVQERYALAKWQPHGVNVVPYGDQAQVESDLVSGRLDAVFTDAAQAAIGFLQHPQGKAFELAGPIVQDPIIGPGTAIGLRKGDTELKTALDNAFAEIKKNGTFDQLQKKYFATDISIRQ
- a CDS encoding succinylglutamate desuccinylase/aspartoacylase family protein, whose protein sequence is MQQQHHPLLSATLGTQREIVSFHFGSDSQQRVYIQAGLHGDELPGMAVAWYLKQKLLALESAGRLKSKVTLVPVANPLALGQHWHGTHLGRFHTLSGQDFNRRFPALGDKLAAELAGSLTQSEYENRRLIRDAIDRYYRDTIARSELEAQRFTLMRMASQADLMIDLHCDWDALPHLYTTPHAWPDIEPLARWLGSEVQLLAQISGGEPFDEACCEPWLTLAERFGKDYPMPRGLLPVTLELRGVADVSPEQAEKDADNIINALIEGGYVAGEVGESPALIHPPTALSGCEYIHAPYSGLLFNRRALGEWINAGEVVAEVVDPITDYVTPLVAEYGGVLYARNLTKFVTAGMLVVRLAGENAGRKGELLVM
- the gndA gene encoding NADP-dependent phosphogluconate dehydrogenase, which codes for MSKQQIGVVGMAVMGRNLALNIESRGYTVSIFNRSREKTDEVIAENPGKKLAPFYTVEEFVESLEKPRRILLMVQAGEATDKTIASLTPHLDKGDILIDGGNTFYKDTIRRNKELSDQGFNFIGTGVSGGEEGALKGPSIMPGGQKEAYELVAPILDQIAARAEDGEACVTYIGPDGAGHYVKMVHNGIEYGDMQLIAEAYALLKGALGLNNEELAKTFTDWNNGELSSYLIDITKDIFTKKDEEGNYLVDVILDEAANKGTGKWTSQSSLDLGEPLSLITESVFARYLSSLKSQRVAASKVLSGPQAQAFSGDKAEFIEKVRRALYLGKIVSYAQGFSQLRAASEENKWDLHYGEIAKIFRAGCIIRAQFLQKITDAYAKDANIANLLLDPYFKNIADEYQQALRDVVSYAIQNGIPTPTFSAAIAYYDSYRSEVLPANLIQAQRDYFGAHTYKRIDKDGVFHTEWLD
- a CDS encoding HAD family hydrolase — its product is MSVKIKTVDVWDTLLRRKCHPDVIKIASARYFYFKYYDLHKQSDLKQLFLKRVDIERQIGKRNVEQGFDDEYLFEDVIFEWCSSLLVNCSQEQVAAIRDELCEYEFNLEIALTEADSDIASLLEDNPSEMTYFLSDFYMSDVRLKKLIDKNGLGHLVSEGFSSADIKLNKRSGRLFDFLKEKYQINSNEWLHIGDNEWSDKIQPEKRGIKTIHFMPAKAHQTRQEHELQFNDSNILYENILLKIESELTSFEKGSSDDVFKLGVKCSPFILGYVLFILEKAIENKCDKIFFFTREGEFFIKAFKIILAKLQVDLPGIKFPEYNLLEVSRLATFSASVTTVSINEMMRIWNLYSSQSMNALFKTLDIEPDLFRNLLSKYSIQPEEIIRYPWQDERVQNLFKDNDFIQIVASHCSDKREQLISYLSSKGLRNEMQNVCVVDVGWRGTIQDNIALVLPNVNLHGIYLGLAKFLNDQPSNSIKYAYGPDLNISNEMPHFLDSVAPIEMITNSPSGSVIGYKSKDGVTEAIRKVDNEENKAWENFTESFQLGILSSLEHWKEAVAINVITSKDLRPLAMKIWEDLITGTSDKLNDTFSNLTHNETFGLGGYVNKKLAPSVSDIARAVFNWQKRRELISFIIANQWSDGVRKRKDLSFLNRNFLALIIDIAMIYKRHFMRR